The Spiroplasma citri genome has a segment encoding these proteins:
- a CDS encoding DUF3688 family protein, with the protein MLSNYTYSKYAINKGCNDDVKLITPYYLELVSNPVEEKTGYWVFEDCKVELNSMYFNFSSSGPIPPKPINYWMEVYADDKPFITVNNKWYFVVWRGDKNDDWKIIKFNNNEVNIIIDNFKNYELEKYDLPLLGNDLYIKNKSGIRCESWKDDTKNNYFKAVYRWNNNSEPNTPIIDPKTGQITNWNLKQQININNNKDNEIKVTVKRQDISENPIYQLEANYFNWLSITNELETNNIPSLIPAEIKLSDGEYGKYLTNLIVSNDKIENYLNYFSQWYRLLYSKADWISMTKTLVVDNIKITFYNYQKLFNLNQIELSAIWGYGNYDITIYTEKEQININNLELFNKNNEKLSLITLEI; encoded by the coding sequence AGTTTCTAATCCAGTAGAAGAAAAAACTGGATATTGAGTATTTGAAGATTGCAAAGTTGAATTAAATTCAATGTATTTTAATTTTTCTAGTAGTGGTCCTATTCCGCCTAAACCGATAAATTATTGAATGGAAGTTTATGCAGATGATAAACCATTTATTACTGTTAATAATAAGTGATATTTTGTTGTATGGCGAGGTGATAAAAATGATGATTGAAAAATTATTAAATTTAATAATAATGAAGTTAATATAATAATTGATAATTTTAAAAATTATGAGTTAGAAAAATATGATTTACCTTTATTGGGTAATGATTTATATATTAAAAATAAATCAGGAATTAGATGTGAAAGTTGAAAAGATGATACGAAAAATAATTATTTTAAAGCAGTTTATCGTTGAAACAATAACAGTGAGCCCAACACACCAATTATTGACCCTAAAACTGGACAGATTACAAATTGAAATTTAAAACAACAAATCAATATTAATAACAATAAAGACAATGAAATTAAAGTAACTGTTAAAAGACAAGATATTTCAGAAAATCCTATTTATCAATTAGAAGCAAATTATTTTAATTGGTTATCTATAACAAACGAATTAGAAACAAATAATATACCGTCACTTATTCCAGCAGAAATTAAATTATCAGATGGAGAATATGGAAAATACTTAACTAATTTAATTGTTTCTAATGACAAAATAGAAAATTATTTAAATTATTTTTCACAATGATATAGATTACTTTATTCAAAAGCAGATTGAATAAGTATGACTAAAACATTAGTTGTAGATAATATTAAAATAACTTTTTATAATTATCAAAAACTATTTAATTTAAATCAAATTGAATTATCTGCTATATGGGGTTATGGAAATTATGATATTACAATTTATACAGAAAAAGAACAAATTAATATTAATAATTTAGAATTATTTAATAAGAACAATGAAAAACTATCATTAATTACATTAGAAATATAA